In the Aulosira sp. FACHB-615 genome, one interval contains:
- a CDS encoding MraY family glycosyltransferase has translation MNLDNSLKSLGIADPSGIGWLAVVFTFLFAWLVTWRLIPTVRKFALRVGWADQPNARRLNREPLPNAGGLAIYAGVIAALVLASLLRPIELQSVLAQVLTVLLGGSILVLVGFIDDQFGLPPSVRLWTQIITALLLVANGISIKVAFGTPIDSFLSIFITVLWVVGITNAINLMDGMDGLAGGISFITAMSLLAVSAQFPNKAAATLVLAALGGGALGFLRHNFHPSRIIMGDAGAYFFGYVLAATSILGDLQITTVFSLVPTVLFLLLPVLDTTQVFLRRLLAGKNPLSTPGKDHLHHRLLAWGFSQSHAAYTLWTMTLMGNLLAMTIRGMPLPVIVATCTGIIILLSFTVWQRILNNA, from the coding sequence ATGAATCTAGACAACTCCCTTAAGTCTCTGGGTATTGCCGACCCAAGCGGCATCGGCTGGTTGGCAGTAGTTTTCACGTTTCTCTTCGCTTGGCTAGTGACATGGCGCTTAATACCGACAGTACGCAAATTTGCCCTGCGAGTTGGTTGGGCTGATCAACCAAATGCGCGACGGCTAAATCGGGAACCTTTACCGAATGCTGGCGGGTTGGCTATCTATGCAGGAGTAATTGCCGCGTTAGTTCTTGCTAGTCTGTTACGACCAATTGAATTACAAAGTGTTTTGGCACAGGTTTTAACTGTGCTACTAGGAGGCTCAATCCTAGTATTAGTTGGCTTCATTGACGATCAGTTCGGTTTACCCCCTTCTGTGCGCTTGTGGACACAGATCATCACAGCCTTGTTGCTGGTGGCTAATGGCATCAGCATCAAAGTTGCCTTCGGCACACCCATAGACTCGTTTTTATCAATATTTATTACCGTGTTGTGGGTGGTTGGAATTACCAACGCTATCAATTTGATGGATGGTATGGATGGTTTGGCCGGGGGGATCAGTTTTATTACGGCGATGAGTTTGTTAGCAGTTTCCGCCCAATTTCCCAATAAAGCGGCGGCGACTTTGGTTTTGGCAGCGTTGGGAGGCGGGGCGTTGGGTTTCTTGCGCCACAATTTCCACCCCTCACGCATAATTATGGGTGACGCTGGAGCATATTTTTTTGGTTATGTTTTAGCTGCTACCAGTATTTTGGGTGATTTGCAGATAACTACAGTCTTTTCCTTGGTACCGACGGTTTTATTTTTGCTATTACCAGTGTTAGACACTACCCAAGTGTTTTTACGGCGACTATTAGCAGGAAAAAACCCCCTCAGTACTCCAGGTAAGGATCACTTACACCACCGTTTATTAGCTTGGGGATTCTCCCAAAGTCACGCCGCTTACACCCTTTGGACAATGACCTTAATGGGTAACTTACTGGCGATGACGATTCGTGGGATGCCTTTACCTGTGATAGTCGCCACCTGCACTGGCATTATTATTTTGTTGAGCTTCACCGTTTGGCAAAGAATCTTAAATAATGCGTAA
- the groL gene encoding chaperonin GroEL (60 kDa chaperone family; promotes refolding of misfolded polypeptides especially under stressful conditions; forms two stacked rings of heptamers to form a barrel-shaped 14mer; ends can be capped by GroES; misfolded proteins enter the barrel where they are refolded when GroES binds) has protein sequence MAKIISFDEESRRALERGVNALADAVKITLGPKGRNVLLEKKFGTPQIVNDGITVAKEIELEDPLENTGARLIQEVASRTKDTAGDGTTTATVLAQALIKEGLKNVAAGTNPISLKRGIDKTIEALVEEIARIAKPVEGSAIAQVATVSAGNDEEVGAMLAEAMEKVTKDGVITVEESKSLTTELEVVEGMQIDRGYISPYFITNNERQIVEFENARILITDKKINSIQELVPVLEKVARLGQALLIIAEDVEGDALATLVVNKARGVLNVAAIKAPGFGERRKAMLQDIAILTDGQLISEEIGLSLDTASLENLGTARKITIDKENTTIVAGSTTKPEIQKRIGQIRKQLEETDSEYDKEKLQERIAKLAGGVAVIKVGAATETELKDRKLRIEDALNATKAAVEEGIVPGGGTTLIHLSTKIDEIKNSLNDEEKIGADIIKRALEAPLRQIADNAGAEGSVIVSKVKETEFNVGYNAATGEFEDLIAAGIIDPAKVVRSALQNAASIAGMVLTTEAIVVEKPEKKPAVPDMGGMGGMGGMGGMGGMGGMGMM, from the coding sequence ATGGCTAAAATTATTTCCTTTGATGAAGAATCACGGCGGGCGCTGGAACGGGGTGTCAATGCCCTGGCCGATGCAGTGAAAATTACATTAGGCCCCAAAGGTCGTAACGTCCTGTTAGAAAAGAAATTCGGCACACCCCAGATTGTTAACGATGGGATCACCGTTGCCAAAGAAATTGAATTAGAAGACCCCTTAGAAAATACTGGTGCCAGACTCATCCAAGAAGTAGCATCAAGAACCAAGGATACTGCTGGGGATGGCACTACTACCGCCACCGTTTTAGCACAAGCTTTAATTAAAGAAGGTTTGAAAAATGTTGCGGCTGGTACTAATCCGATCAGCTTAAAGCGGGGCATTGACAAAACTATCGAGGCATTGGTAGAAGAAATTGCCAGAATCGCCAAGCCAGTGGAAGGTTCTGCGATCGCTCAAGTAGCCACAGTCTCCGCAGGTAACGATGAAGAAGTCGGCGCGATGCTGGCAGAAGCAATGGAGAAAGTCACCAAAGATGGTGTTATTACCGTTGAAGAATCCAAATCCCTGACCACTGAATTAGAAGTAGTCGAAGGGATGCAAATCGACAGAGGTTATATTTCTCCTTACTTCATCACCAACAACGAACGGCAGATTGTTGAGTTTGAAAATGCTCGGATTCTGATTACTGACAAAAAAATCAACAGTATTCAAGAATTAGTCCCTGTACTAGAAAAAGTTGCCCGTTTGGGTCAAGCACTGTTGATTATTGCCGAAGATGTCGAAGGCGATGCTTTGGCAACTTTAGTAGTCAACAAAGCGCGGGGTGTGCTGAATGTGGCTGCAATCAAAGCCCCTGGCTTTGGCGAGCGCCGCAAAGCTATGCTACAAGACATCGCCATCCTCACCGATGGTCAGTTAATTTCTGAGGAAATTGGTCTTAGCTTAGATACTGCTTCTTTGGAAAACTTGGGAACTGCCCGCAAAATCACAATTGATAAAGAAAACACCACAATTGTTGCAGGTAGCACCACCAAGCCAGAAATTCAAAAACGGATTGGTCAAATTCGCAAGCAGTTAGAAGAAACTGATTCCGAATACGACAAAGAAAAACTCCAAGAACGCATTGCCAAATTAGCTGGTGGTGTCGCTGTGATTAAAGTCGGTGCAGCCACAGAAACCGAACTCAAAGACCGCAAACTCCGCATTGAAGACGCACTCAACGCCACCAAAGCCGCCGTTGAAGAAGGAATTGTGCCTGGTGGCGGTACAACCTTAATTCACTTGTCTACCAAAATTGACGAGATTAAGAACAGCCTCAATGATGAAGAAAAAATTGGCGCAGACATTATCAAACGCGCTTTAGAAGCACCTCTACGTCAAATTGCTGACAATGCTGGTGCAGAAGGTTCTGTCATCGTTTCCAAAGTCAAAGAAACCGAATTCAACGTTGGTTACAACGCTGCTACCGGAGAATTTGAAGACTTGATTGCTGCGGGAATCATTGACCCAGCGAAAGTTGTGCGTTCTGCCTTGCAAAATGCTGCTTCGATTGCGGGGATGGTTTTGACTACCGAAGCGATCGTCGTCGAAAAACCAGAGAAAAAACCTGCTGTCCCTGACATGGGCGGTATGGGTGGCATGGGCGGCATGGGTGGTATGGGTGGTATGGGCGGTATGGGAATGATGTAA